AATGTCCATCTGGAATCCATGCTCCCCCCTGGTCGCAGGCAGGAGGTATGGCGCGTTGTCTGTTCTTGCGGGCAAACCTCTCAGCAATGGTCGGTGTCGCAGGGTGCAGCCATCCGCGCATGGAACCGTAACCTTGCCAGCGAACACGACATGGATAAAATCGCCGCCCCCAGCGTAGCCCTCAAGAATTGACCGCAGGCTGACCCCGCGCAGCCCAGTAGCTGCCCCGCCTCTAAGGCTCAGGCTTTGTTTTGCCAGACCGTGCTGGTGGGGCAGATATCTGCTGCGTATGGCTGACGCTGCACTCCAGCCGAGGTCGAGCCCCTGTGTGCGCCAACCGTGCCGCATACGGGTTGATTGGCTCAGTCCAGCTCCCGCCCCACCCATACGGCCCTGCCAATGATACGCACCAGCCCGCCCAGTTGCTCGCTGGTATCGGCTTCGATAGGGGCAAAATCCGGGTTTATGCTGGTAAGTATGAGCTTGCCCGGCATGGCATCCAGCACCTTGAGATAGACCATGTCTTCCACACCCACAGCGTATATGCGCCCAGGCACTGGTTCACGCTGGCTCTGGTCTATCAGCACCACGTCATTGTTCACAATACGGGGCTGCATGCTGTCGCCGGAGACGCGCAACAGCACCATCTGCGCAGGGTTGCCCTTGCGCCGCAAAAAATCCCACCTGAAGGCATAGTGCCGCAGCACCTCGCCGCCGCTTTCAAAACTTTCTGTCCCAGCAGAGAGCCGGGCCTCAGCCATGGGAACCATCATAAGCCGCGCTTCAGGCGTCTGCGCCATACCGTTGCCGCAATCACCACGCCCGGCCAGCAGCCAGTCCAGTGAACACTCAAGGGCATCGGCGAGCCGCACGGCGTGACTGCCCTTGGGCATCTGCCCATTCTCATACTGCTGAATTGTCGTCAGGCTCAGACCCACCGTGTCTGCTAGCACCTGCTTGTGCAAACCCAAGTTTTCCCTGCGCTGACGCATGCGCGCGCCAAAAGCTGATACCAGGGGCGCTTGTGCTTTCTTCATGTTTTTCCCTTGTTTTTTGTTGTCTTGAGATGCTGTGGCATCAGATGGCCGACCATAGGCAGTTCACATTTTTTTATAAAAAAAACGAGCTGTTTATACACATCTATATTTGTTTTTAGGTAATTTCAAGTTTTCCTTAAAATTCAAAGAAAACTTTTAGAAGATTGATGTCAAGATGCCATATTTCGCGTATAATTTTTAATTTATGTTAATAAATTCATAATATTAAAACTTTTCTTATAAATAAAACTTTTCCTTGACTATCCCCATAAATAGTGATTTTTCTATTTTACGGCCCAATAAATTTAATTTCCTATTTCTGGAGCATAGCATGTCCGCATTTCCTGACGACATCCGTAACCTGAACGCTGTGCTGGATTTCTTACACTCCGGCGAGTGCGCCATCCAGCAGCCCATACTGCGCCTCGTCATCGCCCACCTGCGTCTTCTGGCTTGCCAACTGGATCGGGAACTTTCCCCGCAGTTCCTCATCCACTCGCAAACACCCCCCTCAACGCCAGAATCGCCCGCAATCAACATGTCCGCGCGCGCCTGCCAACCAGTGGAGACGCGCTATGACCAATAGGATCATTAACCCAGTACAACCCGATAACAACCAACCAGAACCCGCCAAATCTTCGGCGAAGACCTCTGCACCGGAAGGTGATTCACGTGCACGCCGCAAAAATAATCCCGCATGGGGCCATGCCCTGCGCATGGCTGAAACTGAAGAACAATGGAGGGAGCTTATCAACCACTTGCCAGACAACGCGCGCCAGATATGGCGGGCCCTGAATGACATGAAACAATTCTGGGGAGTGTTGCGCGCCTTTGGCGGGCAATGCATACGCGTCCCCCGCAAAGTGCCCAAAGACAGAACTCATCCGCTGCGCAAAACTCTTGGCCTTAAATGCCTGCGCAAGCTCATGGCGACTTTTGGCGGCACAAACCTTTATGTACCCCGTTGTACAGCTCTTATGACCCGCGTCCGCCAGCATGAGATCATCAAAGGTTTTTCACGCAGCACAGGGCGCGGCTCAAGCAGTACGGCTGCGGTGTCCAGCCTGGCACGCCGCCACGGCGTATCCGACCGCCGCGTTTGGCAGATTCTGAAAAAAGAGAGCTCCGTTCCCCCGCAGGGCAAACTGCTGCTGATGCTTGGAGATTCCGCGCAAATTTCTGCCCAAAAGCAAGATAATGCGCTGTAACTTAAGCCAAAGGCAGCAGATTCCCTGCCCCTAAAAAATTTAAGCCAGCGTTTATGCTGGCTTTTTTTGCCACCAATTTCTCATTTTCCGCCCAGATACCGCAAAAACAACGCATCCTGCGCCTTTGACGCTACTGAATCCTTTCAGTCTTACGCGCGCCCGGCTTTTTGGCATGTTCTCCTCACGCCGCTGATTGCGGCCACACTATGCCAAGGAGCCTCATCATGCCCAACCTGTTTGATACCGCCCATGCTTTTACCGCCAGATGGGAAGGCGGCCTCACCGATCATCCCGCTGATCCGGGCGGTCTGACCAAGTACGGTGTTTCCCTGCGCTGGGTGCAGGATCTTGCCCAGCAGGCACGGCAGGAATGCCTGCGCCAGCACAGAAGCTGCGACGGCTGTTCCGCTGCGTGTACCCCCAATTGCACATACAATGGCCTTGATCTGGATATGGACGGCGATGTGGACGCTGACGACATCCGCGCCTGCACCAGGCAGCAGGCCGCCGCGCTCTTTAAAAAGCACTTCTGGGATGCTCTTGGCTGCGCCGCTCTGCCCCTGCCTCTGTCCGTGGCCCTGTACGATGGAGCGGTCAACATGGGGCCAGCCAGAGCCGTACGCCAGTTGCAACAGGGCATGAACGCCGTTGGCGAAGATCAGCTCGACCACTATCTGCCCATTGCCGAGGACGGCATCCCCGGCCCGCGCACGGCTGAACTGGCCGAAGCGCTGGAATCAGCCAACCTTCAGTGGTTTGCCGCCCGGCAGATACTGCGCCTGCGCGATGCCTTTTACCGTGATCTGGCTGCCCGCCGTCCGTCCCTCAAAGTGTTTCTTGAAGGCTGGCGCAACAGGGTCAAGGCCCTGGCCCAGTATCTTGCGGAACTTGAGCGGGAGGCAAACTGACATGTGGGCTCTGCTAGGAACTCTGTTGGGGGGCATTACCGGCGCTGTGGGCAAAATACTGCCCGACCGCAATAGGCAGAACGATGCGCAAAGCCACATCAACGAGGCCGAAGTTGGCGGCGCGCCAGCAAGCATATTGCGGCTGTGGCGCTCCTTTCTTGGCTGGATGCTCTCCTTGCTGTTTTGTTGGGAGGTCGCGGGCAGGCTCATCATCATCCCCCTGCTTTTCCCGGCCTTGCGCGACCATCTGCCGCCCTCGGCCCTGAACCAGATCATGACCTTGCTGCTGGGCATGCTGGGGCTTGGATTTTAGGACATCCCGCGCTCGCAATCATGGTGCAGCAAGCAGAGCCAGGCACTTTAGAGCAGGCCAGCAGGCCTGGAGGATACTGTAATGATGGACATTTTTTCTTCCACAGGGGCAAGCCTGCTTGTTTTGCTTGTGCAGGGGCTGTTTGCCTGGGCCTTGTGGAGCCTGCGGCGGGCCTTTGTGCGGCAGGAGGACTACCTGCTGCACGTACAGCGCGATACCCGGCGTGAAGCCGCAACCACCCGCAGGCTCAGCGCCATAGAGGATAACCCGCGGCTCGCCCCCGATACCGCTGATATGGCAGGCCTGCACAACGAACTGGCGGCCCTGCGCGGTGAAATCCAGGCGCTCAATGTGCGCATCTCTGGTCTGGACAGGCTGCTTGAACGGCTTGAGCACAGCTTTGAGCGGCAGGAAGACCGCCTGCGCCTCGTGCCTCAAAGTAGTGCGGCCTTCGCGTGCCGCACAGGCGGCGATGCTGCGGGAGGCTGCAACTGATGCCCCCTGCAAAACGCAAAAGCACTTGCCGCAACTCCCCCTTGCTCGACAGCCTGGAACAACGGCTCGACCTGCTCACCCGCACCCTCAGCGCAGCTGATATTGCGGAAAAAAGCATCGATATCGTCAAAGAAATAAAGGAACTGCATGCAATCCTGCGCTCCCTGCGCGATGAAGCCTCGCCCGAGGCTCCGCCCAGGATGGTGGTTGTGTGGGGCGGCCCCCCAAGCGCCGCATCCGGCAGGCTGTCCGCAGATTTGCCCAAAACGTTACAAACATCACCCAAGGTGTCAGACACATCCGGCAAACCGCCCGCGCAGAAAATTCTGCCGCAATACGGCTCAAGCAACTAACGTTTACCTGAAAAACAAGGATATTTTCCATGTCCCAGCCTGCGCCCCATGTCATCCCCTATTGCCCTCGCCCTTTGCAGTGGCGCTTTCACGAGGAGCGAACCCGCTTCTGCGTGCTGCTCTGCCACAGGCGCTTCGGCAAAACAGTGGCGGCGGTCAATGACCTGGTGCGCCAGGCATTGCGCGTGGGCAGGCACGACTGGCGGGCAGCCTATGCCGCGCCCTTTCTTGGGCAGGCCAAGGCCGTGGCCTGGGACTACTGCAAGCAGTTTGCCGGGGCCGTGCCCGGTACGCGATTTCTGGAAAGCGAGCTTGTCTGCGTGCTGCCCACCGGGGGCCGCATCCGTCTGCTGGGAACGGAAAACGCGCAAGCCCTGCGCGGCCTGTATCTTGATGATCTGGTGCTGGACGAACCGGCAGACATGCCTCGCGAGGTGTGGACGCAGGTGTTGCGCCCCATGCTGGCCGACCGTCAGGGCCGCGCGCTTTTCTGCGGCACGCCTCAAGGCACGGACAACCTGCTCTATGACGTATGGCAGCAGGCAGGCGCTGATGAAGAAGGCATCTGGTCGCGCTTCCGCTTTCCCGCCTCAGAAACCGGCTACCTGCCGCAGCAGGAGCTGGCAGCGGCGCGCCGGGGTATGGACGAGGCCGAGTATCTTCAGGAATTCGAGTGCTCTTTTGCAGCGGCGGTGCGCGGTGCTTACTACGCGCCCCTGCTGGATACAGCAGAACGCGAGGGGCGCATCCGCCCCTTGCCCCACGCGCCGGAGCTTCCCGTGCATACAGCCTGGGATCTGGGCATGGATGACGCCACGGCCATCTGGTTTTTTCAGGTGGAGCCATCAGGCTGCTGGCGCATCCTCGACTATTACGAAGCTTCCGGCGAGGGGCTGGCGCACTATGCGCAGGTGCTGGCCGCCAAGGCCCGCCCTGCCGAAACGGCGGAATCAACGGCCCCCAATCTCCCAGATGGAACCATTGCCGGACGTGGATTTGTTTATGGTAGCCACATCGCCCCGCATGACATCCGTGTGCGCGAACTGGGCACCGGGCTGAGCCGCTGGGAAAGCGCCGCCCAACTGGGCATACGTTTTACCCTGGCCCCGGCTCTCTCGTTGGCTGACGGCATAGACGCCCTGCGCCGCCAGTTGCCGCGCTTCTGGTTTGATGCGGCGGCCTGCGCCCAGGGCGTAAAGGCCCTGCGGGCCTACAGACGGCGCTGGAAGGCTGGCTCCGGGCAAAGCTCGCAGGTCGCGCAGGCAGGCTCAGGCCCCTTGCACGACTGGGCAAGCCACGCGGCAGATGCCCTGCGCTACGCCGTCACGGGCTTTCGCCCGCAGCAGGAAACAGCCTCTGGCGCGCGCCGCGCCCGCACCGACTACGATTTTTTTGGAGGACGCTGATGCGCTTTACATACGCCCCCATTGTGGATCAACACGCCCGCGATGACGTTTTTGAACACATGGAAGCCGAAGGCCTCACAGCCAGCGCCATGAGTTCTCTGCTCAAGCCCACGCTGGCCCAGTGGCAGACAATCACCGCGCCGGAAAGAGGCGTTTTGCTGGGCTGTTACGGCCCGCCGCCGGAAGCCGCCTCTGCTTACGCGTCCACCCCGGCCCCATTGCTGGCCTGCGCCATGTTCAGTCCCCGCAGGGGGCGGGTGTGGGAGTTTGATTTCACCACCTTTCGTCAATGGGCGCGGCTGGCAGTGCCCATGGCACACGGGGGCTTGAGCTGGGCTTTTGCAAACCTCGACTGTTCCGCCGTCATGGGGCTTTGCCCGGCCCCCAACCGCCATGCATGGAGACTGGCCGAAGCCTGCGGATTCCGCGTGCTCGGGCGCTTGCCCGGCGCATGCCTGCATACCCGCAAAAATACATGGGTGGACGGCGTACTGGTGCTCTGCACACCGCAGGACTTGTCAGCAATCATACAGCATCAACAAACGGCAATCATTAAACATAAGGAGCACGTCATGGGATTTGGAGGAGGCGGCACGCCCGATGTACCCGCAGTTGCGCCCGTTCCCAAGCAGGAAGTGGAAAAACCCGTAACCGAGGCCGCCACTGCGGCGCGCCAGAACCAGAAAGACAAGGCCGCCAAGGCGGCGGGCATCAACGGCTCTGTGTACACCAGCCCGCTCAACCGCGCGGACGCAACGCGCAAAACCCTGCTGGGGCAGTAGCGTGACCGCACACATCCAGAACGGCATTGCACCTGCGGGGCAGTCAGCGCCCCTGAGTTCCGCGCAGAGCTCTGCGCAATATGCTGTGGACGTGCAGGCCCTTTCCCGGCGGCATGATGCCTTGCTGCGCCGCCGCGCACCGTGGGATGCGGCATGGCAAAGCCTGGCGGATCACTTTCTGCCCACGCGCTGCCGCCTCAATCCGCAGGTGGACGCGGCGGAAGAAGGCCCCATGCTCAACCGGGGGCTTGTGGACGCCACCGGCATTCTGGCCATGCGCACGCTTGCGGCGGGCCTTCAGGGCGGCCTCACCAGCCCGGCACGGCCGTGGTTTCGGCTGAGCCTTGACGATGCCGATCTGGCCCGCAGCCGTCCCGGTCAGGCATGGCTGGACGAAGTCGCCAACCGGATGCGCACCGTGTTTCAGCGGTCAAACTTCTACAATGCCATGCACACCATGTATGGCGAACTGGGCACCTTTGGCACGGCCTTTGTGTTTGAGCTGGCCGACCCGCAGCACGGCTTCCGCTTTATCCCCCTTTGCGCGGGGGAATATGCGCTGGACTGCGATGCAGCGCGGCGGGTGGATACGGTGTTTCGCCGCAGCGCCATGACCCTGCGCCAGATCGTTCAGGCATTCGGCCCCTCGGCCTTGCCCGAAACTCTGCGCGAGGCGGCGCGCCGCAATCCCGAGGAGCGGCGCAACGTCATTCAGGCAGTATACCCGCGTGAAAACACGCAGCACGGGCTGGCAGACGCAAGCCGCATGCCCGTGGCATCCGTCTACTGGCTGGAAGGGCGCGACGGCAACCGCCATGCACTCAAGGTTTCGGGCTTTCGCTCCTTCCCGGGCTTTGGCCCGCGCTGGGATGTGGCTGGCAACGATGTGTACGGGCGCTCGCCCGCCATGGACGCCCTGCCCGACTGCCGCATGCTGCAACAGATGGGCGTCACCACGCTCAAGGCCATCCACAAGGCGGTTGACCCGCCCATGAGCGTGGCTGCGGGCCTGCGCTCCGTGGGGCTTGATCTCACCCCTGGCGGCGTCAACTACGTGGACAGCGCTCCGGGTCAAAGCCCACAGGCGGCAACGCCCCTGTTGCAGATAAACCCCGACCTCGCCACGGCGCGCAAAGCCATGGAGTCGGTTCAGGATCAGATCCGCAAGGGGCTGTATAACGATCTGTTCAAGCTCATCCTTGATGGTCGCAGCGGCGTGACAGCCAGCGAAATCGCGGCGCGGGAGGAGGAAAAACTGGTGCTCGTTGGCCCGGTGCTGGAACGCCTGCACGATGAGCTGTTCATCCCGCTCATGGACCGCACCTTCGAGTGCATGCGCGAGCTGGACATGCTGCCCCCCTGCCCGCCCGAGCTGGCGGGCCGCCGCCTGCGCGTGGAGTTTGTATCCCTGCTGGCGCAAGCCCAGAAGCTGGTGGGCATCAATGCGGCAGACCAGTACATGGCCCTGACCCTCAAGGCTTCCAGCGCATGGCCCGAAGCCCTGGACACCCTCAATGTGGATCACCTGCTCGACAATTATGCGGAAAGTCTGGGCCTGCCCGTGAGCCTCACGCGCCCGCCGGAGGAACGCCAGCAGTTGAGGGCCGCCAGGGCTGATGCCGCCCAGACGCAGGTTCTCACAGAGGCCCTTGGCAAGGGGGTGGATATGGTGCGTCAGCTCTCGCAAAGCCCGCTTTCCGGCCCTGACGGCAAACAGGGCAGCGTGCTGGACGGCATCGCGCGTCTGCTACGAAACGCCCTGCCGGGCGGCCTGGCCCGCGCTGAACATACGAAAAAGGCACAGGCAACAGGACAGGCGGGGCAACGTAACGAACCCAAGGGCGCAAAGCCGGAGGAATATTGTTGATGGATGTTTTTGCCCCATACGAACAGGCGGAGCAGCAGGACCAAACAAAACAAAAGGCGCAGCAGCATACAGCCAACCGCGCCCAGACGTTCGATGCGGCCATGCGGGCCGCAGTGGACGGACTGATGGCTCAACCTCACGGGCGCGTATTGCTGCGCTGGCTGCTGCATCTGTGCCGCAACTTCAGTGCCGAGGATGTGGGCAATGCGCCCGAATCCTGCCAAAGCTCTCGCCTTTTCTACGCCGAAGGCCAACGCATGATCGGCATGCGCCTTATGCGCCTCATGCAACAGGCAAACCCCGGACATTTGCCCCGGTTGCTGCAAACCAAGGAGAACGACGCTCATGATCTCGACACCTTCTGAGGCTTCCTCCCCTGCGGAAAACGCCTTTTCCTCTGCTACCGGCTTTTCCGGCGCAGATCAGAGCAATGGAGAAACCGGCGGTGCCGCCCCTGCCGCCTCAACGCCACAGGCTGCCGCTGGAGCGGAAAATCCCGCTCGAGCGAATGAACAGGTCAATTCGCAGGCAGATCCGCAGGCCGCCCCCTATGCCCAACGCTTGCGCGAACATGAGGCAGGCCAGCGCCTCCAGTGGCAGGAACAGGTCAACAAATGGCGCAAGGAGGCCACGGAAGACCCGCAGATAGGCGGTGCAAACCTGCCCGCCACTGTTGCCCGCGCCCAGCTTGCCCTTGACCGGTTTGATGAAAGCAAGCGCATCGGCCAACTGCTGGAACAGACCGGCTACGGCAACAACCCTGACGTGCTGCGCTTTTTCAACCGCCTTGCCGATGCCCTCATGGAGGACGGGCTGGTGCAGGGACAGGCTGGCGGCTCCATGCCGCCGCTTGAAGAGCGCATGTACGCGGGCTGGAGTTCGCGCAGCGGAAGTATCTGATCTCGCCCCTGCAAATTGCACAGCACAGCAACAAAATTTCTTGAGCAACCTGCAAACAGACGAGGGTATTATGGCTAATTCCATGGGTTTGGTGGTGTCCCTGGCCGAGATGGAACAGTTCTACCGTGGCGACAAGGCCGGGCAGATCATCGAACTGATGAACAAAACCAACGACATCATGGACGATGTGCTCTGGATGGAATCCAACCAGAGCGACGGCCACCTCACCCGCATCCGCACCGGGCTGCCCGAAGTTTACTGGCGCAGGCTGTATCAGGGCACGCCGCCCTCCAAGTCGCAGTGGAGCCAGGTCAAGGAAGGTTGCGGTATCCTTGAAGCCATCATGGAACTGGACGTGGAAGAACTGCGCCTCTACGGCAGCCGCGACAAAGCCTTTCGCATGAGCGAAGGCGTGGCCTTTGCCGAAGCCATGCGCCAGAAAGTGGCCACCACCCTCTTTTACGGCAACAGCAATCTGAATCCTGATGAATTCAACGGCCTTGCCATGCGCTATCCCGCGCTGGACGCCAAAAACGTGCTCGATGCGGGCGGGCGCGACGAGAACGGCTGCACCTCCCTGTGGCTTGTCTCTTGGGGCGCGCAGTCGGTGCATGGCGTCTACCCCAAGGAGAGCAACGGCGGCCTCTCGCACGAAGACCTCAAAACCTACATGGCTCAGGACCCGGACGGCCGCAAATATCAGGTGGTGGGCGACAAATACAACTGGCGCTGCGGCCTTGCTGTGCGCGACTGGCGCGGCATCGTGCGCATCGCCAACCTGCCCGTGGCCTCTCTCGGCAAGCGCAAGGGGCAGAGCGGCTTTGTGGATATGCAAAAGTTGACCATCGAGGCCAAGAACCTCATGCCCCAGCACTTGCGCCAG
The Desulfovibrio sp. genome window above contains:
- a CDS encoding GNAT family protein, with protein sequence MRFTYAPIVDQHARDDVFEHMEAEGLTASAMSSLLKPTLAQWQTITAPERGVLLGCYGPPPEAASAYASTPAPLLACAMFSPRRGRVWEFDFTTFRQWARLAVPMAHGGLSWAFANLDCSAVMGLCPAPNRHAWRLAEACGFRVLGRLPGACLHTRKNTWVDGVLVLCTPQDLSAIIQHQQTAIIKHKEHVMGFGGGGTPDVPAVAPVPKQEVEKPVTEAATAARQNQKDKAAKAAGINGSVYTSPLNRADATRKTLLGQ
- a CDS encoding portal protein, translated to MTAHIQNGIAPAGQSAPLSSAQSSAQYAVDVQALSRRHDALLRRRAPWDAAWQSLADHFLPTRCRLNPQVDAAEEGPMLNRGLVDATGILAMRTLAAGLQGGLTSPARPWFRLSLDDADLARSRPGQAWLDEVANRMRTVFQRSNFYNAMHTMYGELGTFGTAFVFELADPQHGFRFIPLCAGEYALDCDAARRVDTVFRRSAMTLRQIVQAFGPSALPETLREAARRNPEERRNVIQAVYPRENTQHGLADASRMPVASVYWLEGRDGNRHALKVSGFRSFPGFGPRWDVAGNDVYGRSPAMDALPDCRMLQQMGVTTLKAIHKAVDPPMSVAAGLRSVGLDLTPGGVNYVDSAPGQSPQAATPLLQINPDLATARKAMESVQDQIRKGLYNDLFKLILDGRSGVTASEIAAREEEKLVLVGPVLERLHDELFIPLMDRTFECMRELDMLPPCPPELAGRRLRVEFVSLLAQAQKLVGINAADQYMALTLKASSAWPEALDTLNVDHLLDNYAESLGLPVSLTRPPEERQQLRAARADAAQTQVLTEALGKGVDMVRQLSQSPLSGPDGKQGSVLDGIARLLRNALPGGLARAEHTKKAQATGQAGQRNEPKGAKPEEYC
- a CDS encoding terminase family protein produces the protein MSQPAPHVIPYCPRPLQWRFHEERTRFCVLLCHRRFGKTVAAVNDLVRQALRVGRHDWRAAYAAPFLGQAKAVAWDYCKQFAGAVPGTRFLESELVCVLPTGGRIRLLGTENAQALRGLYLDDLVLDEPADMPREVWTQVLRPMLADRQGRALFCGTPQGTDNLLYDVWQQAGADEEGIWSRFRFPASETGYLPQQELAAARRGMDEAEYLQEFECSFAAAVRGAYYAPLLDTAEREGRIRPLPHAPELPVHTAWDLGMDDATAIWFFQVEPSGCWRILDYYEASGEGLAHYAQVLAAKARPAETAESTAPNLPDGTIAGRGFVYGSHIAPHDIRVRELGTGLSRWESAAQLGIRFTLAPALSLADGIDALRRQLPRFWFDAAACAQGVKALRAYRRRWKAGSGQSSQVAQAGSGPLHDWASHAADALRYAVTGFRPQQETASGARRARTDYDFFGGR
- a CDS encoding Mor transcription activator family protein produces the protein MTNRIINPVQPDNNQPEPAKSSAKTSAPEGDSRARRKNNPAWGHALRMAETEEQWRELINHLPDNARQIWRALNDMKQFWGVLRAFGGQCIRVPRKVPKDRTHPLRKTLGLKCLRKLMATFGGTNLYVPRCTALMTRVRQHEIIKGFSRSTGRGSSSTAAVSSLARRHGVSDRRVWQILKKESSVPPQGKLLLMLGDSAQISAQKQDNAL
- a CDS encoding S24 family peptidase, which codes for MKKAQAPLVSAFGARMRQRRENLGLHKQVLADTVGLSLTTIQQYENGQMPKGSHAVRLADALECSLDWLLAGRGDCGNGMAQTPEARLMMVPMAEARLSAGTESFESGGEVLRHYAFRWDFLRRKGNPAQMVLLRVSGDSMQPRIVNNDVVLIDQSQREPVPGRIYAVGVEDMVYLKVLDAMPGKLILTSINPDFAPIEADTSEQLGGLVRIIGRAVWVGRELD
- a CDS encoding glycosyl hydrolase 108 family protein — protein: MPNLFDTAHAFTARWEGGLTDHPADPGGLTKYGVSLRWVQDLAQQARQECLRQHRSCDGCSAACTPNCTYNGLDLDMDGDVDADDIRACTRQQAAALFKKHFWDALGCAALPLPLSVALYDGAVNMGPARAVRQLQQGMNAVGEDQLDHYLPIAEDGIPGPRTAELAEALESANLQWFAARQILRLRDAFYRDLAARRPSLKVFLEGWRNRVKALAQYLAELEREAN
- a CDS encoding major capsid protein, yielding MANSMGLVVSLAEMEQFYRGDKAGQIIELMNKTNDIMDDVLWMESNQSDGHLTRIRTGLPEVYWRRLYQGTPPSKSQWSQVKEGCGILEAIMELDVEELRLYGSRDKAFRMSEGVAFAEAMRQKVATTLFYGNSNLNPDEFNGLAMRYPALDAKNVLDAGGRDENGCTSLWLVSWGAQSVHGVYPKESNGGLSHEDLKTYMAQDPDGRKYQVVGDKYNWRCGLAVRDWRGIVRIANLPVASLGKRKGQSGFVDMQKLTIEAKNLMPQHLRQKAVWYANADVLTALELQNSDAGNVQLQYGEFFDSKAVPVLHGRPVRQCDAVLSSEGVVA